In a genomic window of Rhinolophus ferrumequinum isolate MPI-CBG mRhiFer1 chromosome 2, mRhiFer1_v1.p, whole genome shotgun sequence:
- the LOC117030943 gene encoding heterogeneous nuclear ribonucleoprotein A1-like produces the protein MRDPNTKRSRSFGSVTYATVEEVGAAMKARPHKVDGRVVGPKRPVSREDSPSPGAHLTVKKIVVGGIKADTEEHHLRDYFEQYGKIEVIEIMTDRGSGKKRGFAFVTFGDRDSVDKIVTQKYHTVNGHNGEVRKALSKQEMASASSSQRGQSGSGNFGGGRGGGFGGSDNFGHGGNFSGRGGFGGSRGGGYGGSGDGDNGFGNDGSNFGGGGSYNDFGNYNNQSSNFGPMKGGNFGGRSSGPYGGGGQYFAKQRNQGGYGGSSSSQ, from the coding sequence ATGAGAGACCCAAACACCAAGCGCTCCAGAAGCTTTGGGTCTGTCACCTATGCCACTGTGGAGGAGGTGGGTGCAGCCATGAAGGCCAGGCCACACAAGGTGGATGGAAGAGTTGTGGGACCAAAGAGGCCTGTCTCAAGAGAAGATTCTCCAAGTCCTGGTGCCCACTTAACTGTGAAAAAGATAGTTGTCGGTGGTATTAAAGCAGACACTGAAGAACATCACCTAAGAGATTATTTTGAACAGTATGGGAAAATTGAAGTGATTGAAATCATGACTGACCGAGGCAGTGGCAAGAAGAGAGGCTTTGCTTTTGTAACCTTTGGTGACCGTGACTCTGTAGACAAGATTGTCACTCAGAAATACCACACCGTGAATGGCCACAACGGTGAAGTAAGGAAAGCCCTATCTAAGCAAGAGATGGCTAGTGCTTCATCCAGTCAAAGAGGTCAAAGTGGTTCTGGAAACTTCGGTGGTGGTCGAGGAGGTGGCTTTGGTGGGAGTGACAACTTTGGTCATGGAGGAAACTTCAGTGGTCGAGGTGGCTTTGGAGGTAGTCGTGGTGGAGGatatggtggcagtggggatggcGATAATGGATTTGGTAATGATGGAAGCAATTTTGGAGGTGGTGGAAGCTACAACGATTTTGGCAATTACAACAAtcaatcttcaaattttggacccatgaaaggagggaactttggaggcagaagctctggcccCTATGGTGGTGGAGGTCAATACTTTGCCAAACAACGAAACCAAGGTGGCTATGGCGGTTCCAGCAGCAGCCAGTAG